In Candidatus Defluviilinea proxima, a single genomic region encodes these proteins:
- the murJ gene encoding murein biosynthesis integral membrane protein MurJ encodes MTNTANRQIARAAGTVMFAIVFGQLAGLASKILVARAFPASDLDAFFTANRVSETLFNLIAAGALGSAFLPTFTGLLVKDEKASAWKLASSLINLVTLILSIAALLASLFAPQIVRYLLAPGLSRDLETFALAVNLLRIQSVSAVLFGIGGLVISILNAHQVFFIPQITAAMYQLGQIFGVVVLGRWMGIYGLAWGVVIGASLFLLIQLPSLFKLKGEFSLSFGLGDQNVIRVFQLMLPRVFGTAIVQLNFWVNNNLSSKMVEGSIQSISYGFALMVMAQAAIAQSVAIAAMPTFSAQHALGKVDEMRSSLASALRGMFMLSLPASVGLILLARPIVSMLFERGEFTATITEMTAWALVWYAAGLVGHSVMEVLTRAFYAQQDTKTPVVIGVIAMGLNIVFSITFPKLFEQIGWLPLGGLALANSFATALEATALFIFMRKRLNGIEGRSIVDGAWRVGSAGLGMAIGLLFWIQLSGGMNRWIVALGGVAVGGVIYLAGVILLKVPEVKMILDIVARRFKK; translated from the coding sequence ATGACAAATACCGCCAACCGCCAGATCGCCCGCGCCGCAGGGACCGTGATGTTCGCCATCGTGTTCGGTCAACTCGCCGGGCTTGCGAGCAAGATCCTTGTGGCACGGGCTTTCCCAGCCAGCGATCTCGATGCATTCTTCACAGCGAACCGTGTCAGTGAGACGCTTTTCAATCTCATTGCCGCAGGCGCGCTTGGCTCCGCCTTCCTCCCAACTTTTACAGGACTGCTTGTCAAGGACGAGAAAGCATCCGCGTGGAAACTTGCATCGTCACTTATCAACCTCGTTACGTTGATCCTGAGTATTGCCGCGTTGCTGGCTTCCCTGTTCGCGCCACAGATCGTCCGCTACCTTTTAGCGCCGGGGCTTTCCCGTGACCTTGAGACCTTTGCACTGGCAGTGAACCTGCTTCGCATCCAATCCGTCTCCGCAGTTCTGTTCGGCATTGGCGGATTGGTCATCAGCATTCTCAACGCACACCAGGTCTTTTTTATCCCTCAGATCACAGCCGCGATGTATCAACTAGGGCAGATCTTCGGTGTGGTGGTTTTGGGGCGCTGGATGGGAATCTACGGATTGGCCTGGGGTGTTGTGATCGGTGCAAGTTTATTTTTGCTGATCCAACTGCCGTCACTATTCAAACTCAAAGGTGAATTTTCACTTTCATTTGGATTGGGCGACCAAAACGTCATCAGGGTGTTTCAATTGATGTTGCCCCGTGTATTTGGTACGGCTATCGTCCAATTGAATTTTTGGGTCAACAACAACCTGAGCTCCAAAATGGTGGAAGGGAGCATCCAAAGCATCTCTTATGGATTTGCCCTGATGGTGATGGCGCAAGCCGCGATTGCCCAATCCGTTGCGATCGCCGCCATGCCGACCTTTTCCGCTCAACACGCATTGGGCAAAGTGGACGAGATGCGTTCGTCACTGGCGTCCGCTTTGCGTGGGATGTTCATGCTCTCGCTTCCTGCCAGTGTGGGCTTGATCCTGCTTGCGAGACCAATTGTCTCCATGTTGTTTGAGCGCGGGGAATTCACTGCAACGATCACTGAGATGACCGCCTGGGCATTGGTCTGGTATGCGGCAGGGTTGGTCGGTCACAGCGTGATGGAAGTGTTAACCCGCGCTTTCTACGCACAACAAGATACAAAAACGCCCGTGGTCATTGGCGTCATCGCAATGGGATTGAATATTGTATTCAGCATCACCTTTCCGAAACTCTTTGAACAGATCGGCTGGCTCCCATTGGGAGGTCTGGCGCTGGCGAACTCTTTTGCCACCGCTCTCGAAGCAACCGCTTTATTTATTTTTATGCGCAAACGCCTGAATGGTATTGAGGGCAGATCCATTGTGGATGGCGCATGGCGTGTTGGATCGGCAGGGCTCGGAATGGCGATCGGCTTATTGTTCTGGATCCAGCTATCGGGTGGGATGAACCGTTGGATCGTCGCGTTGGGAGGCGTTGCCGTTGGTGGAGTCATCTATTTGGCAGGCGTCATACTTCTCAAAGTCCCCGAAGTTAAAATGATACTGGATATTGTGGCGCGTCGATTCAAAAAGTGA
- a CDS encoding divergent PAP2 family protein encodes MNLDAILQNKALIAGLIAWLLAQIIKLPLDYLRTRKWNWALMITTGGMPSSHSSLVTGTVFAVGLYHGFDNPLFALGVAITMIVTYDAAGVRRQAGIHAQRINVLFDELLRGHIFSERDLREVLGHTPLEVAGGILLGLIVATAQWLVWK; translated from the coding sequence ATGAACTTAGATGCTATCCTTCAAAATAAAGCGTTGATCGCCGGGTTGATCGCATGGCTGTTGGCGCAGATCATCAAACTGCCGCTTGATTACTTACGCACTCGCAAATGGAATTGGGCATTGATGATCACCACGGGCGGCATGCCAAGTTCGCATTCATCGCTGGTGACCGGCACTGTATTTGCCGTTGGGCTGTATCATGGTTTTGATAATCCGCTGTTCGCGTTGGGTGTGGCGATCACCATGATCGTTACATATGACGCGGCGGGTGTTCGCAGGCAGGCTGGTATTCACGCGCAGAGGATCAATGTGTTGTTCGATGAATTATTACGCGGGCACATCTTTAGTGAAAGAGACCTGCGTGAAGTATTAGGTCATACGCCGTTGGAAGTTGCAGGAGGCATTTTGCTCGGCCTCATCGTCGCAACCGCGCAATGGCTTGTGTGGAAATAA
- a CDS encoding exodeoxyribonuclease VII small subunit produces the protein MAKSKPTQKPVEELSYEEALAELEQTVAILEDEQSQLEDAIKLFERGQALASRCGVLLEVAELKVKQVAGDAVTAFEEESE, from the coding sequence ATGGCAAAGTCTAAACCCACCCAAAAGCCTGTTGAAGAATTATCGTATGAAGAAGCGTTAGCCGAATTAGAGCAGACTGTTGCTATTCTGGAAGATGAGCAGAGTCAACTGGAAGATGCGATCAAGTTATTCGAGCGGGGGCAGGCTTTGGCGTCGAGATGCGGCGTGTTGCTCGAAGTGGCAGAGCTCAAAGTGAAGCAGGTGGCCGGTGATGCGGTCACAGCTTTCGAGGAAGAATCCGAATGA
- the xseA gene encoding exodeoxyribonuclease VII large subunit, with amino-acid sequence MQPSLFPAPAPQTYTVSKLTFHLRKLLEEDEILQDVWVQGEISNLSRPASGHIYFTMKDANASLKCVMWKTSAARLNLSLRDGMEVEVHGKIGVYEPQGQYQLYADQIRPVGEGALFQEFLRLKSMLEAEGLFDPERKRPIPEFPKRIGIVTSATGAALRDMLNTLRRRLPLVEVLLAPSPVQGTEAPPALVKAIQSLNRQQPDVIIVARGGGSIEDLWAFNDERVVRAVAASDVPVISGVGHETDFTLCDFAADLRAPTPTAAAELATSITLLDLQAELQNYDSRLVSATVSLISEQKNVLSSLIAQLRYTSPARRIQSEAQRVDELSRRAYTSLLHRIQLQSTHVQGMTRRLEALSPLAVLARGYAVVTNKKDGKVISRVADASDEMKVRVSDGEIEVRKS; translated from the coding sequence ATGCAACCTTCTCTTTTCCCCGCGCCTGCTCCGCAAACATACACCGTCTCCAAGCTGACGTTTCATCTTCGCAAGTTGTTGGAAGAAGATGAAATCCTTCAGGATGTTTGGGTGCAGGGTGAGATCTCGAATCTTTCGCGGCCTGCTTCAGGGCATATCTACTTCACGATGAAAGATGCGAACGCCTCGCTCAAGTGTGTGATGTGGAAGACAAGCGCGGCACGGCTTAACTTGTCCTTGCGCGATGGCATGGAAGTGGAAGTGCATGGCAAGATCGGGGTATATGAACCACAGGGACAGTATCAACTTTACGCGGATCAAATTCGACCTGTGGGTGAAGGTGCATTGTTTCAAGAATTTCTGCGGCTCAAGTCCATGCTTGAGGCGGAAGGATTATTTGACCCTGAGCGTAAACGTCCCATTCCCGAATTCCCAAAACGAATTGGTATCGTCACGTCTGCTACGGGTGCGGCGTTGCGCGATATGTTGAATACACTGCGAAGGCGTTTGCCGTTGGTAGAAGTACTTCTCGCTCCTTCGCCCGTGCAAGGGACCGAGGCGCCGCCTGCATTGGTCAAAGCCATTCAATCTCTCAACCGTCAACAGCCTGATGTGATCATTGTTGCGCGCGGCGGAGGTTCCATTGAGGATCTTTGGGCGTTCAATGATGAGCGCGTTGTGCGTGCAGTTGCAGCTTCGGATGTTCCTGTGATCTCAGGTGTGGGCCACGAAACGGACTTTACCCTCTGTGATTTTGCCGCCGACCTGCGTGCGCCGACTCCTACTGCCGCCGCAGAACTTGCGACCTCGATCACGCTCTTGGACCTGCAAGCAGAGTTGCAAAACTACGACTCGCGTCTCGTCTCTGCGACCGTGAGCCTGATCTCTGAACAGAAGAATGTTCTTTCCTCTTTGATTGCTCAGCTTCGATACACTTCTCCTGCCCGGCGCATCCAATCGGAAGCACAACGTGTGGATGAGTTATCGCGACGGGCGTACACATCCCTGTTGCATCGAATTCAGTTACAATCCACACACGTACAGGGGATGACGAGACGGCTGGAAGCGTTGAGTCCGCTGGCAGTGTTGGCGCGCGGATATGCTGTGGTAACAAATAAAAAAGATGGTAAAGTTATATCTCGCGTTGCAGATGCAAGCGATGAGATGAAGGTCAGAGTCTCTGACGGTGAGATCGAAGTTCGTAAATCGTAA
- a CDS encoding GNAT family N-acetyltransferase, protein MKTRWIEPVTLTGTTVILEPLALEHADDLTSAVKDGELWKLWFTSVPSPEKVDAYIKTALDMRENAGWMPFAVRHKESNQIIGSTRYCNVDEVNQRLEIGYTFYAKSYQRTSVNTECKYLLLSHAFETLDAIAVELRTHWHNHKSRAAIARLGAKQDGVLRNHQKSADGVYRDTVVFSVINLEWPVVKKSLEFKLSSQYR, encoded by the coding sequence ATGAAGACAAGATGGATCGAACCCGTCACACTTACAGGCACAACTGTTATTTTGGAACCGCTCGCGCTGGAACATGCTGATGACTTGACATCAGCTGTCAAGGACGGGGAACTTTGGAAGTTGTGGTTTACTTCCGTCCCTTCACCTGAAAAAGTGGATGCCTACATCAAGACAGCGCTCGATATGCGCGAGAATGCAGGCTGGATGCCGTTCGCTGTACGCCACAAAGAATCGAACCAGATCATCGGCTCCACCCGCTACTGCAACGTGGACGAGGTCAACCAACGGCTGGAGATCGGGTACACGTTTTATGCGAAAAGTTACCAGCGGACATCGGTCAACACCGAATGTAAATACCTGTTATTGAGCCATGCCTTCGAAACATTAGATGCCATCGCCGTGGAACTCCGCACGCACTGGCATAATCACAAGTCCCGGGCGGCGATTGCCCGGCTCGGCGCCAAGCAAGATGGGGTGCTAAGAAACCACCAAAAATCAGCGGATGGTGTGTATCGTGACACTGTGGTATTTTCGGTTATTAATCTGGAATGGCCAGTTGTAAAAAAGTCGTTAGAGTTCAAATTGAGCAGTCAATACCGATAA
- a CDS encoding HIT domain-containing protein — protein MNQLWSPWRMEYIDNNNKEEGCVFCNAQAREDGAENLIAYRGERAYVILNRYPYTSGHLMVIPFTHVSSLEELDPETRAEMMELTSRCTTVLKSIYKPQGFNVGVNMGEAAGAGVLGHVHIHIVPRWKGDTNFMTAVGQTRVLPEALEDTYLRVKKEFAK, from the coding sequence ATGAATCAACTTTGGTCTCCCTGGCGTATGGAATATATCGACAACAACAATAAAGAAGAAGGCTGTGTGTTCTGCAACGCACAGGCAAGGGAAGATGGTGCTGAGAATCTGATCGCCTATCGCGGCGAACGTGCCTATGTCATTCTCAACCGCTATCCCTACACAAGTGGACACTTGATGGTGATCCCGTTTACCCACGTCTCCAGCCTCGAGGAACTCGACCCCGAAACTCGCGCTGAGATGATGGAACTCACATCTCGTTGTACAACCGTCTTAAAAAGTATTTACAAACCGCAAGGATTCAACGTGGGCGTGAATATGGGCGAAGCCGCTGGCGCTGGTGTGCTTGGGCACGTCCACATTCACATCGTCCCACGCTGGAAAGGCGACACGAACTTTATGACCGCCGTTGGGCAGACACGCGTGTTACCCGAGGCGTTGGAAGACACGTATTTGCGCGTGAAAAAAGAATTCGCGAAGTAA
- a CDS encoding DUF3048 C-terminal domain-containing protein → MRKTYYTTILTLILLISCSPNAAPKLNTPVQSDSIVPVVETTATPELQAQAQPQPQVASTSQPIPLPTTLGPDEFPQGYNPLTGQRVADPSLLKIPAVLVSISHFPPVARPQAGFSFAPFVYEYFITEGSTRHLAVFYGEDPAPEIPIHGDCEIRKEPFTQTKLVLGNRVWYDTNQNGLQDPGENGVGGICVNLYDASNNVIQQTTTDSNGYYAFNVDAGQYVVEFVKPSWLEFTQKNVGDETQDSDADQASGRSDALNVNASLLYLDAGLIPNSDLSPTPDPSATLPAPEIGPVRSGRLVYRFLGGFYQFSCLIYASADPDVLAEIPGCATVPHTASGGGAMLPLERMDRIAAQNSKDVSSFNYTSNLFSEEAPAGGKPAQELYEYWARLNQSKWVYDAASGAWWRYVDKSSEETAGVLNPLVDRLNNRQVMAENIIVLFAEHTVVTPTIVDINFEIGEKGKAYLFRDGQMYDIQWSTRAGEYEKTTGLRRPMQFINADGTPAKLKPGHTWVVIFNLQSYLEEQSNGIWRARFVAPQGAK, encoded by the coding sequence ATGAGAAAAACTTATTACACAACCATACTAACTTTGATCTTGCTTATAAGTTGCAGTCCGAATGCGGCACCAAAACTGAATACACCTGTTCAAAGCGACAGTATCGTACCAGTCGTTGAAACAACAGCAACTCCTGAATTACAAGCACAGGCACAACCACAACCCCAAGTTGCATCCACATCACAGCCGATCCCACTGCCAACCACATTGGGACCAGATGAATTTCCTCAGGGCTACAATCCATTGACGGGGCAACGTGTGGCTGATCCATCCCTGCTCAAGATCCCAGCCGTGTTGGTTTCTATTTCACATTTTCCGCCGGTGGCACGTCCGCAGGCAGGGTTTTCGTTTGCGCCGTTTGTTTACGAGTATTTCATCACCGAAGGCTCCACGCGACATCTTGCAGTTTTCTATGGTGAAGATCCTGCGCCTGAAATTCCCATTCACGGTGATTGCGAGATCAGAAAAGAGCCATTCACGCAAACCAAACTTGTTCTTGGCAATCGAGTTTGGTACGACACGAATCAAAACGGCCTTCAAGATCCTGGCGAGAATGGTGTGGGCGGCATCTGCGTCAACTTGTATGATGCGAGCAACAACGTCATCCAACAAACCACAACAGATAGCAACGGCTATTACGCCTTCAATGTGGACGCTGGGCAATATGTTGTCGAATTCGTGAAGCCGTCGTGGTTGGAATTTACGCAGAAAAATGTTGGGGATGAGACTCAAGATAGTGATGCGGATCAGGCGTCGGGTCGGAGTGACGCGCTGAATGTCAACGCTTCGCTTCTTTATCTGGACGCAGGTCTGATTCCCAATTCCGATCTTTCTCCTACTCCCGATCCATCTGCCACACTCCCCGCCCCAGAAATTGGACCCGTCCGCTCGGGGCGTTTGGTGTATCGCTTTCTCGGAGGCTTTTACCAATTTAGTTGCTTGATCTACGCATCCGCTGACCCTGACGTGCTGGCCGAGATTCCCGGTTGCGCCACGGTGCCGCATACCGCTTCAGGTGGAGGAGCGATGTTACCGCTCGAACGCATGGACAGGATCGCGGCACAAAACAGCAAAGATGTTTCGAGCTTCAATTACACAAGCAATCTATTTTCAGAGGAAGCACCAGCGGGAGGCAAACCCGCGCAAGAGTTATATGAATATTGGGCACGCTTGAATCAATCGAAGTGGGTGTATGACGCAGCCTCAGGTGCATGGTGGCGCTACGTGGACAAATCCAGTGAAGAGACCGCTGGCGTTCTCAACCCATTAGTGGATCGTTTGAACAATCGTCAGGTGATGGCCGAGAATATCATAGTGCTCTTTGCCGAGCATACCGTGGTCACACCGACCATTGTGGATATCAATTTCGAGATTGGAGAAAAAGGCAAAGCCTACCTCTTCCGTGATGGACAGATGTACGATATTCAATGGAGTACGCGCGCAGGGGAGTACGAGAAAACCACTGGTTTGCGCAGGCCCATGCAATTCATCAATGCTGATGGCACGCCAGCCAAGCTCAAGCCAGGTCACACATGGGTTGTGATTTTTAATTTACAATCCTATTTGGAAGAACAATCGAATGGTATCTGGCGCGCAAGATTTGTCGCACCACAAGGTGCAAAATAG
- a CDS encoding DUF3048 C-terminal domain-containing protein, with translation MQNRNKYSSLAWILIFALTFAGCNSNTTVATPTQQSSAQNNTPQTPDLQPTLEPTAVPPAINPLTGLAVADSSLLDLPAVLVSISTFPVTARPQAGLSFAPYVFEIYITEGTMRYLTTFYGEMPSPEVPPVGTCNVTREPFTQTELIIGNRVWLDANQNNMQDDWERGVGGVCVNLYDSNLELLQQASTDSNGYYGFNVSAGKYFVAFAKPNGMEYSQKNVGEENKDSDVDQASGWSDALDVTSSLLDLDVGLLPSEPSLPTSDLPPAQVGPVRSGRLVYADIADFFKGSCLIFAYASAEVLVELPKCAYVDHNIQGGGYMLDISEMVKLANERKDKKTSANYKSNIFSLDVPDGGKPATKLDVYVAWLNQTGWLYNPLSQTWWRYVDDGEDATAGILHPEIDRLTGRQLQFENVIVLFTKHDVISPTNLDIHLERGLTGKALLFRDGQMYSIRWSTKGNSPIRFEYENGELFPLKPGHTWITVVTPNTTVTEKNNGEWLLRFSQPKGAK, from the coding sequence GTGCAAAATAGAAACAAGTATTCATCGTTGGCATGGATACTTATCTTTGCATTGACCTTTGCTGGTTGTAACTCCAACACCACAGTAGCAACCCCAACGCAACAATCGTCAGCGCAAAATAACACACCGCAGACACCCGATCTACAACCTACGCTTGAACCAACCGCCGTTCCTCCAGCGATCAATCCGCTGACGGGTTTGGCGGTTGCCGATTCATCCCTGCTTGATCTGCCTGCTGTGCTGGTTTCCATTTCAACGTTCCCTGTTACAGCTCGCCCGCAAGCGGGGCTCTCCTTTGCGCCATATGTATTCGAGATCTACATCACTGAGGGAACGATGCGGTATCTCACAACGTTTTACGGCGAGATGCCTTCGCCCGAAGTTCCACCCGTCGGCACTTGCAATGTAACACGCGAACCATTCACACAAACCGAACTCATCATTGGCAATCGTGTCTGGCTCGATGCAAATCAAAATAACATGCAAGATGATTGGGAACGTGGTGTCGGCGGCGTGTGTGTCAACTTGTATGATTCCAACCTCGAACTTCTTCAACAAGCATCAACCGATTCAAATGGCTATTACGGGTTCAACGTCAGCGCTGGAAAATATTTCGTCGCGTTCGCAAAGCCTAACGGTATGGAATATAGTCAGAAAAATGTTGGAGAAGAAAATAAGGACAGTGATGTGGATCAGGCGTCAGGGTGGAGTGACGCGCTGGACGTCACGTCCTCGCTTCTTGATCTGGATGTCGGTCTGCTTCCGTCCGAGCCGTCTCTACCTACATCTGATCTTCCCCCTGCTCAAGTGGGACCCGTCCGTTCGGGGCGTTTAGTTTACGCAGATATTGCGGATTTCTTCAAAGGCTCATGCTTGATCTTTGCCTACGCCTCTGCCGAAGTGTTGGTGGAGTTGCCCAAGTGCGCCTACGTGGATCACAACATTCAGGGCGGCGGTTATATGCTCGATATTTCGGAGATGGTCAAACTCGCGAACGAACGCAAGGACAAAAAGACAAGCGCCAATTACAAGAGCAATATCTTTTCGCTGGATGTCCCTGATGGAGGCAAACCCGCGACGAAACTGGATGTGTACGTTGCGTGGTTGAACCAAACAGGTTGGCTGTATAACCCGCTTTCGCAAACTTGGTGGCGCTACGTGGACGATGGCGAAGACGCGACAGCCGGTATCCTTCACCCCGAAATTGATCGACTCACGGGACGCCAACTGCAATTTGAGAACGTGATCGTGTTGTTTACAAAGCATGACGTCATCTCACCGACCAATCTCGATATCCATCTCGAACGCGGGCTGACAGGTAAAGCCCTATTGTTTAGAGATGGACAAATGTATTCCATACGATGGAGCACAAAAGGGAATTCACCTATTCGATTTGAATATGAGAACGGCGAGTTGTTCCCGCTGAAACCCGGTCATACGTGGATCACGGTCGTCACGCCGAATACTACTGTGACAGAAAAAAACAATGGAGAATGGCTGTTACGCTTCAGTCAACCAAAAGGCGCGAAATGA
- a CDS encoding DUF3048 C-terminal domain-containing protein, which yields MSTKMKRAINFILVFLVGCSNSGSLQTTTPVSITNTSAPTHEPSIEVAQTPSATSTPQPYHPTTNYGPDDFPSNINPLTGREVLEPSLLQLPAVLVSISNSPASARPQAGPGFAPWVFELFIGEGATRFMNVFYGGIPRNVPNITGECEVREEILYPSGDWIGDRVWLDENENGTQDDWEMGIGGVCVRLLDGNSRMVIDEARTDSNGYYAFKNPKRDVIIQFIKPSAYQFTQTNIGYEDKDSDADQMTGETGIVQTDTTASFWDVGLILSEGILPTPRPDATSTPFYIPAETYVGPIRSGRLTYNQIGAMFPNSCLVYASAAWDIGERLDACEIVFGVDKTTPNSALLKVSRLRELAQENLNSKQPVNYSGNLFSHDVPEDGQSANQINVFYHAYNRSAWTYDPISQTYLRFTDDADGKGILHLATDRLTERQLAFENVIVIFAEHMRFRHNQFEVNFENGQSEPAYLFRDGKAFKIYWRTINREYEKTSGLRRPMHFVDAQGNLIPLHPGRTWIHIVTPFSSVTDKGNAEWLVKFVQPYDPPDTPEP from the coding sequence ATGAGCACAAAGATGAAGAGAGCCATTAACTTTATCCTTGTGTTTCTCGTTGGTTGTTCAAATTCGGGATCTCTCCAAACAACTACGCCAGTGTCTATAACAAATACTAGTGCGCCTACGCACGAACCAAGTATAGAAGTTGCACAAACGCCGTCTGCTACTTCTACTCCACAACCGTATCATCCCACTACAAATTACGGGCCTGATGATTTTCCATCGAACATCAACCCATTGACGGGACGCGAGGTCCTTGAACCCTCTTTACTTCAACTCCCTGCTGTATTAGTTTCCATCAGCAACTCGCCTGCCAGTGCACGTCCACAGGCAGGGCCAGGGTTCGCACCATGGGTATTTGAATTGTTCATCGGCGAAGGTGCAACTCGCTTTATGAATGTCTTCTATGGTGGTATTCCACGCAATGTGCCAAACATCACTGGCGAATGTGAAGTGCGCGAAGAGATCCTGTATCCAAGCGGTGATTGGATCGGGGATCGAGTCTGGCTTGATGAAAACGAGAACGGCACACAGGATGATTGGGAGATGGGTATCGGCGGTGTGTGCGTCCGCTTATTGGACGGAAACAGCCGCATGGTCATAGATGAGGCGAGAACAGACTCGAATGGCTATTATGCTTTTAAGAATCCGAAACGTGATGTCATCATCCAATTTATCAAGCCATCTGCATATCAGTTCACGCAAACAAACATCGGTTACGAAGATAAAGATTCTGACGCAGATCAGATGACGGGCGAAACAGGAATCGTTCAAACGGACACAACCGCCTCATTCTGGGACGTGGGCCTGATTCTGTCCGAAGGAATACTTCCTACCCCAAGGCCTGATGCAACAAGCACACCGTTCTACATTCCCGCTGAAACCTATGTAGGACCGATCCGTTCCGGTCGGTTGACCTATAACCAGATCGGGGCAATGTTTCCCAACAGTTGTCTCGTCTACGCCAGCGCCGCATGGGACATCGGCGAACGGCTCGACGCATGTGAAATTGTCTTCGGCGTGGACAAGACCACACCGAACAGTGCGTTACTCAAAGTTTCACGTCTGCGCGAATTGGCGCAGGAGAATTTGAACTCGAAGCAACCTGTGAACTATTCGGGCAATTTGTTTTCGCATGATGTTCCCGAAGACGGACAATCTGCCAATCAGATCAACGTCTTCTATCACGCGTACAATCGATCCGCATGGACATATGACCCCATTTCACAAACTTACCTGCGCTTCACTGACGATGCAGACGGCAAGGGCATTCTCCATCTCGCAACAGACAGGTTAACCGAACGTCAACTTGCGTTCGAGAATGTGATCGTCATCTTCGCCGAACACATGAGGTTTAGGCACAATCAATTCGAAGTCAATTTTGAGAACGGACAAAGCGAACCCGCTTACTTATTCCGTGATGGAAAAGCCTTCAAAATATATTGGAGGACGATCAACCGTGAGTACGAAAAGACAAGCGGCCTGAGACGTCCCATGCACTTTGTGGATGCACAAGGGAATCTCATCCCTCTACACCCCGGCAGAACATGGATCCACATTGTCACACCGTTCTCATCGGTGACGGATAAAGGAAATGCGGAGTGGCTGGTGAAATTTGTCCAGCCTTATGATCCACCGGATACTCCGGAGCCGTAA
- a CDS encoding DNA alkylation repair protein: MSQFSNNPDGSPLPPEQTGDTMHLYVKQLKTLFEQNADPSQAPAMKKYMRDQFEYLGIKTPQSVALQKEFYAKHGLPEVAELDVILRDLWLLPQREFQYVAVGLLGRLSKQIPPEFVDTIEYLITTKSWWDTVDSLAGGTVGVHFQRYLAVKKKTLARWRKSENFWLRRTAILFQLNYKSETDFDLLCEIIRENLGSKEFFINKAIGWALRQYARTDPKAVIKFVKATKELNPLSRREAMKHL; encoded by the coding sequence ATGTCACAGTTCTCGAACAATCCTGACGGGTCGCCCCTACCACCAGAACAAACTGGAGACACGATGCACCTATACGTCAAACAACTGAAAACCCTCTTCGAGCAAAACGCGGACCCAAGTCAGGCTCCTGCCATGAAAAAATATATGCGCGATCAATTCGAGTATCTGGGAATTAAAACACCACAAAGCGTGGCATTGCAAAAGGAATTCTACGCAAAGCATGGACTCCCCGAAGTCGCTGAATTGGATGTGATCTTGCGTGACCTATGGTTATTGCCACAACGCGAATTCCAATATGTAGCGGTTGGGTTATTGGGAAGACTCAGTAAACAAATCCCGCCTGAGTTTGTTGACACAATCGAATATCTCATCACGACCAAATCCTGGTGGGATACTGTGGACAGTCTCGCTGGCGGGACGGTCGGCGTGCATTTCCAACGCTACCTCGCAGTCAAGAAGAAGACGCTGGCACGCTGGCGCAAATCGGAGAATTTCTGGTTGAGGCGCACGGCCATCCTGTTCCAATTGAACTACAAAAGCGAAACAGACTTTGACCTGTTGTGCGAGATCATCCGTGAGAATTTGGGGTCGAAGGAATTCTTTATCAACAAAGCCATCGGCTGGGCACTACGTCAATACGCACGCACCGACCCAAAGGCTGTGATCAAATTTGTAAAAGCGACAAAAGAATTGAATCCTCTCAGTCGGCGTGAGGCGATGAAGCACTTGTAA
- a CDS encoding group II truncated hemoglobin, which translates to MDEFSTSLYELIGGETGLKDLVDRFYDIMDSAPEAKELRALHAKSLKRSREKLFMFLSGWSGGPPLYIEAFGHPRLRQRHMPFSIGMKERDQWLWCMDKALDAGQFDANVVEYLKNRFSEVADFMRNRLEI; encoded by the coding sequence ATGGATGAATTTTCTACATCACTTTATGAGTTGATCGGGGGAGAGACCGGGTTGAAAGACTTGGTAGACCGTTTTTATGACATCATGGATTCTGCGCCTGAAGCAAAGGAACTCCGCGCCTTGCATGCTAAAAGTTTGAAGCGCTCACGCGAGAAGTTGTTCATGTTTCTCTCGGGCTGGTCTGGCGGGCCGCCTTTGTATATAGAAGCGTTTGGACATCCACGCTTGCGGCAACGCCACATGCCGTTCTCCATTGGCATGAAAGAGCGAGATCAATGGCTATGGTGTATGGACAAGGCCTTGGATGCAGGACAGTTCGATGCGAATGTGGTCGAATATCTCAAAAACCGTTTTTCGGAAGTTGCAGACTTTATGAGGAATAGGTTGGAGATTTAG